A stretch of the Pelmatolapia mariae isolate MD_Pm_ZW linkage group LG23, Pm_UMD_F_2, whole genome shotgun sequence genome encodes the following:
- the cilp2 gene encoding cartilage intermediate layer protein 1, with amino-acid sequence MLGLNKVALLLSFLASVALSQESLRTESHSDKRRRVAFNMYADSQTTGVTEWTSWFNIDHPGGNGDYERLEAIRFYYRERVCARPTAMEARTTDWVAAAETGEVVHSSLEKGFWCINKEQPHGRVCSNYHVRFQCPPVQSYWTEWSEWGPCSTTVCHDVGVQVRRRKCVSAQPMPLLLVPACQGHHSERRECTTPPCTAKWSPWGGWGSCSVTCGGGRRIRRRTCVRTSATVQCVGRPVEIQKCGKTPCPAKCQYVCTEGHPSEDCSHCVCKGHILHGDIHSVTGVPVAGAFVSLASHPKVIRARTDAMGHFKLLGICSSSPTLITIRKEKFAPITVSTSSNTTGMSWVRAILRSAEKPYIVKHPEDKVRYEGGRVLLCCKAAGSPTPDKYYWYHNGTLLDRKVYKYEEDLVLRDLKPEQSGQYYCKASSPAGSIKSSPAFLTVIDKGAPACNSTPETHLIRLPTDCVQPGTDSKYYNAGRCPHNKCAGSLDFDMGCRDGAGFCCGVKNMESRIIDCGSYSLPIRAVIQCGCQKCVQPTVLVRGRVVTADNNEPLRFGHIYIGKERVGTTGYQGGFTLRITPDTQRLVVNFVDPSQKFIDTPKVFIFDKKSGSIYHDVKVMRKQTPIDINAGETNFIDLGEIKDEDPIGQLVIPPNSFHKDNGEIYEGTVKASVTFIDPRNITTAAAAPGDLNFVDDEGDMLPLRTYGMFSVDFRDESNKEVLGAGAVQVLLDTQHVKMQEHIPQMKLWSLNPDTGVWEEESDFSYSTTTTGGHGRSKREERTFLIGNMEIRERRLFNLDVPENRRCYVKVRAYMSDKFLPTEQLEGVVISLINLEPKPGYSSNPRAWGRFDSVITGPNGACLPAFCDAQRPDAYTAYVTAMLGGEELEAAPSSPKMNPNIIGVSQPYLDKIDYQRSDHDDPALKKTAFKINLAKPNQNNFDETNGPIYPYQNLIACENAPVDANHFRFFRVEKDKYEYNVVPFEENDLTTWTGDYLSWWPNPQEFRACFIKIKILGQKEVMVRSRNLGGTHRETKGQLYGIRDIRSTRDMRESNTSAACVEFKCSGMLFDQAEVDRSLISILPQGNCRRINTNNLLQEYLIKHPPVAQNNESHAFTMLAPVDPLGHNYGIYTVTDQNPRVAKEIAIGRCFDGTSDGFSREMKSDSGVALTFSCPERKINRESLFQRLQTNPGQTLSQMARDMRELDGLQMRRSSTQVVAYPSEQRGRTQNRRVTSTTRRRVSTRIQ; translated from the exons ATGTTGGGATTAAATAAAGTGGCGCTGCTGCTGTCTTTCCTGGCCTCGGTGGCTCTGAGCCAAG AATCACTGAGAACTGAGAGTCATTCAGACAAGAGACGGAGAGTGGCCTTCAACATGTACGCTGACTCACAGACAACAG GCGTGACTGAATGGACATCTTGGTTCAACATTGACCATCCTGGGGGAAATGGAGACTATGAGCGCCTGGAGGCAATTCGTTTCTATTACAGAGAGAGAGTTTGTGCACGGCCTACAGCCATGGAGGCTCGTACTACAGACTGGGTGGCAGCGGCAGAAACTGGGGAAGTGGTTCATTCAAGTCTGGAGAAGGGATTCTGGTGCATCAACAAGGAACAGCCACATGGTCGCGTTTGTTCTAACTACCATGTTCGCTTCCAGTGCCCCCCAG TGCAGAGCTATTGGACTGAGTGGAGTGAGTGGGGCCCCTGTTCAACCACAGTTTGTCATGACGTGGGTGTCCAAGTCCGCCGGAGGAAATGTGTGAGCGCACAGCCCATGCCTCTGCTGTTGGTGCCAGCATGTCAGGGGCACCATTCAGAGAGAAGAGAGTGCACCACCCCACCATGTACAG CTAAATGGAGTCCATGGGGTGGCTGGGGGTCATGTTCAGTGACCTGTGGTGGAGGTCGCAGGATTAGAAGAAGGACCTGCGTAAGGACTTCTGCGACAGTGCAGTGTGTGGGACGGCCTGTTGAAATCCAGAAATGTGGAAAGACTCCATGCCCAG CCAAATGCCAGTATGTGTGCACTGAAGGCCATCCCAGTGAAGACTGCAGTCACTGCGTGTGCAAAGGCCACATCTTACATGGTGATATCCACAGTGTGACTGGTGTCCCTGTGGCAGGAGCCTTTGTGTCACTAGCCAGCCATCCCAAGGTCATCCGTGCCCGTACAGATGCTATGGGTCACTTTAAGCTCCTAGGAATCTGCTCTTCCAGCCCAACTTTAATCACCATCAGGAAGGAGAAGTTTGCCCCTATCACTGTGTCCACTTCCAGTAACACTACAGGCATGTCCTGGGTCCGGGCTATTCTTAGATCAGCTG AAAAGCCGTACATTGTGAAGCACCCAGAGGATAAAGTGCGTTACGAGGGAGGACGGGTGCTGTTGTGCTGCAAGGCAGCAGGATCACCAACACCTGACAAATACTACTG GTATCACAATGGGACTCTGCTGGACAGGAAGGTATACAAGTATGAAGAGGACCTTGTACTGCGAGATCTGAAGCCAGAGCAGTCGGGACAGTATTACTGTAAAGCCAGCAGCCCTGCAGGAAGCATCAAGTCCTCCCCCGCCTTCCTTACTGTAATTG ACAAAGGAGCACCAGCATGCAATTCTACCCCTGAAACACATCTCATCAGGCTACCCACAGACTGTGTTCAACCCGGGACTGACTCCAAGTACTACAATGCTGGCCGCTGTCCTCACAACAAATGTGCTGGTTCTCTAGATTTTGATATGGGCTGCAGAGATGGAGCTGGATTCTGTTGTGGCGTTAAAAATATGGAAAGCAGAATTATTGACTGTGGTAGCTACAGCCTCCCCATCCGTGCTGTGATACAGTGTGGTTGTCAGAAGTGTGTGCAGCCAACTGTGCTGGTTCGTGGTCGAGTAGTCACAGCTGACAATAATGAGCCTCTGCGTTTTGGGCACATCTACATTGGTAAAGAGAGAGTGGGTACCACTGGATACCAAGGAGGCTTCACATTAAGAATCACCCCTGACACACAGAGATTAGTTGTAAATTTTGTTGATCCTAGTCAAAAGTTTATTGACACGCCCAAGGTGTTCATCTTTGACAAGAAAAGTGGATCTATTTACCACGATGTGAAAGtgatgagaaaacaaacaccaATTGATATCAATGCAGGAGAGACCAATTTTATTGACCTTGGAGAAATTAAAGATGAAGACCCCATAGGGCAGTTGGTTATTCCTCCTAACTCTTTTCATAAGGACAATGGAGAAATCTACGAAGGAACTGTCAAAGCCAGTGTCACATTCATTGACCCAAGAAACATCACTACTGCAGCAGCTGCCCCTGGCGACCTTAACTTTGTGGATGATGAAGGTGACATGCTTCCTTTAAGGACCTATGGCATGTTCTCTGTAGACTTCAGAGATGAGTCCAACAAGGAGGTACTTGGAGCTGGCGCTGTCCAAGTCCTCCTTGACACACAGCACGTCAAAATGCAAGAACACATTCCCCAGATGAAACTGTGGTCTTTAAATCCCGACACAGGAGTCTGGGAAGAGGAGAGCGACTTTTCTTACAGCACAACAACTACTGGTGGTCATGGAAGGAGCAAGCGCGAGGAGCGCACATTCCTCATAGGCAACATGGAAATCAGAGAACGCAGACTTTTCAATTTAGACGTGCCTGAAAATAGACGCTGCTATGTCAAAGTTCGTGCCTACATGAGTGACAAGTTCCTACCTACTGAACAGCTGGAGGGTGTCGTGATTAGCTTGATAAACTTGGAGCCCAAGCCTGGTTATTCTTCTAATCCCAGGGCATGGGGCCGCTTTGACAGTGTCATAACAGGACCTAATGGGGCCTGTTTACCAGCTTTCTGTGATGCCCAGAGGCCTGATGCTTACACAGCTTATGTCACAGCAATGCTGGGTGGGGAGGAACTAGAGGCAGCTCCTTCCTCCCCAAAGATGAATCCAAACATCATTGGAGTCTCTCAGCCCTATCTAGATAAAATAGACTACCAGCGTTCAGACCATGATGATCCAGCATTAAAGAAAACTGCCTTCAAAATCAACTTGGCAAAGCCTAACCAAAACAATTTTGATGAGACCAATGGGCCAATATATCCATATCAGAATTTAATAGCTTGTGAAAATGCCCCTGTTGATGCTAATCATTTCAGGTTTTTTAGAGTAGAAAAGGACAAGTATGAATACAACGTTGTTCCCTTTGAGGAGAATGATTTGACAACCTGGACAGGAGATTACCTGTCCTGGTGGCCTAACCCCCAAGAGTTTAGAGCATGCTTCATCAAGATCAAAATTCTTGGACAGAAAGAAGTCATGGTCAGGTCAAGGAATCTGGGAGGAACACACCGAGAGACAAAGGGCCAGCTTTATGGAATTAGAGACATTCGCAGCACTCGGGATATGCGAGAGTCCAATACCTCAGCAGCATGTGTTGAGTTCAAATGCAGTGGCATGTTATTTGACCAAGCTGAGGTGGACCGGTCCCTCATATCAATCCTTCCACAAGGTAACTGCCGCAGGATCAACACCAACAACCTCCTACAAGAGTATCTCATTAAACATCCACCGGTGGCTCAAAACAATGAGTCTCATGCCTTCACCATGTTAGCACCCGTTGACCCTTTGGGACACAACTATGGTATTTACACAGTCACAGACCAGAACCCTAGAGTGGCCAAAGAGATCGCTATTGGGCGCTGCTTCGATGGCACCTCAGATGGTTTCTCCAGAGAGATGAAGTCAGACTCTGGAGTTGCACTTACCTTCAGTTGTCCAGAGAGGAAAATCAACAGAGAAAGCCTTTTCCAGCGTCTGCAGACCAACCCAGGTCAAACTTTGTCTCAGATGGCGAGGGACATGAGAGAGTTAGATGGTCTGCAGATGAGGAGATCATCCACCCAGGTGGTTGCTTATCCTTCAGAGCAACGGGGTAGGACCCAGAATCGCAGAGTCACCTCAACCACCAGAAGAAGAGTATCTACACGCATTCAGTAA
- the si:ch211-212d10.2 gene encoding Rieske domain-containing protein, with product MASGSGDEEGNTGGVSWRLIGPASELSKKRCRLMHSSLGYDSDVCLFYVKGEFFAMDARCSHSGGPLCDGDIEEADGVLQVFCPWHDYNFDLRTGRSGTSLQQQVYEVKLEDGNVYVKHRSHLSLQPFHPDWKS from the exons ATGGCTTCTGGCTCCGGAGATGAAGAGGGAAACACGGGGGGCGTTTCATGGAGACTCATAGGCCCAGCCTCGGAGCTTTCCAAGAAGCGCTGCCGTCTAATGCACTCCTCTCTCGGCTATGATTCCGATGTCTGCCTCTTTTATGTGAAGGGGGAGTTTTTTGCAATGGATGCTCGCTGTTCACACTCcg GCGGTCCTCTGTGTGACGGGGACATTGAGGAGGCTGACGGAGTCCTGCAGGTCTTCTGTCCCTGGCATGAttataactttgatctcaggaCTGGGAGATCAGGGACATCACTGCAG cAACAAGTGTATGAAGTCAAGCTGGAGGATGgaaatgtttatgtgaagcacAGAAGTCATCTGTCCTTACAGCCTTTTCATCCAGATTGGAAAAGCTGA